The DNA sequence ACCTAGGTGTTGGAATTCCTGGCCCAGCTGGTACGGGCGCGCCGCTAAATCCAGTCAGTTGATTGAGGACGCCAACGAGACCCCACACCGCAGTCATAACGAAGAGTATCACCACACCCCAGACCATGAGATGTTTCGCCGACGCCGTTGCGTCTTCGTCGCCTCCGGCGGTGAGGAACTTCAACAGACCCCACAGGAAAAAAATCAACCCAATGGCGAAAACGACCGGAATGATAACGTCAACAATGCCAATAATAACACTCGAAACCGTCTTAAATCCTGCCGTCGCATCAGCATTAAGCTGCGCTCCGGCAAGGAGCGGCATGCCATAGAGCGCCGCTGCGCTCGCTGCTCGATATAGTACTCGCTTTATATTCATACGAATCACGATAAAAAAAAATTAAAATAATGGTTGTTAGTAGTGTACCACTACCAACACTTTTTCTCGACCCGTACGGTAAGCGCAGAGCTTCAATCCCTATTGAAGCACGCTCTGCGGCTACATACAATGGTACGTTGTGGATAACGTCTCCACGCTCAAAAAGTACAGGAGCCCCGCACACCTGACCATATTATCGCAGAACCCTCAGTATATTGCTATAGTCATCCGCCCATAGGGCAACGGATTTAAAGAGCAAAAAAGCGCCGAGGTACACCGCGGCGGCGAAGCAGAATCGTATATGGATAGCGTCCGACCTCATTAGGGGTTGAAAAAAGTCTCGGTCAGGATCGAGACGAGTCCCCAGACCGAGAACATCACGAAGAGCGCGATGAGCCCCCAGAAGATACGTCGCTTCCCGTCGCGCACCGCATCCTCGCTGCCGCCTTGGAAAATCACCATCGCCGCTCCCCAGAGAAAGAGGAGAAGCGCGATACCGCCGATGACCGGAATGGCTTTGCCGATGATGTCTAGAAAAAGTTTGACAAGCTCGTTGAAGGTGCTGGGAGGCATAGAGAGTTAAACAGGTAAGTTCCAATTTCCAACCAAAAATTTCCAAACAAATTTCAAATTCCAATGAATCAAATCTCAAACACGAACGCCGTGTTTGGAAATTGGATTTTGAGTATTGTGATTTGTTTGGAGACGGGTTTTTTGGAATTTGAAAATTCAAGCTTGGTATATCTCGATTATGGGTTATTATTATTTTTGACTCGATATCCCGAATTTTGCAGTCACTACGGCACAACGCCTATGCTTTTTATAGTCTCAAGCACGAGCTTCGCGAGCACGCTGGCGCCGAAGAGTACCGCGATGCCGATCACCGTATAAAAGAAGGTTGTTTTTGCCTTCGTGAGCTGCGTATCACTGCCCCGCGCGGTGACAAAGAGAAACCCGGCGTAAATCATAAAAAGCACCGCGATCGGCGTGCCGATCAGGATGAAAATCTTAATGATCGTGTCCAAAAACTGCTCAATCGAGGTGATGCCGACGAGGGGCCAAAATGGATCTTCGCCTTCCATAAATATATCAAGTCTACCGCTACTCGCTTTAGGGCGAAAGTGGATTACTGACGCCCCTGAAGCAGCACCGAGAGCTCGCCATGCGCGCGGAAAACTGCACCCGAGATCCGCTCGCGGCCGGAGACCGCCGCCTCCACCATATCGCGAAAGACTGCGTCGCTCTGCCGCGGCCGCGGATCAAGCCAGCCACGAGATTGGAGCGCCGCATCGTAAAATATCGCCGCGCGCGCGTCATCCGCGGGCTTTGCGACAAGCAAATCGCGCCGCACCGGTGGCAGGAGCGATATCTCGCTCCAGAGCTTTAGGGTCTCGGCCGAGGTGAGAATCTGCGCCGCCAGCCACGCATCATTGCCAAAGGCGGTACTCAGCGTCACGGCAAGTGCCTGCATCCGCCCGAATGTCGCCCGTACCCCGGTATCCCGCGCCTGCGGGAGCTGTGCCACATCGAAGTTGAGGTTTGAGTTCTTCGCACGGAGACCCGGAACCTCGCTCGCGAACCCGAGGTAGGTTGCAAGGTTGCCCGCAAGAAACACGTTCTCCGAGGTCGGCAGGGAGCGATTCCAGGAATAGGTCGGCTTCACCGGGTTCGAGAAGTCTATGTAGAAACGCAGCGCCGCCTCGGCGGGAGAGAGCAAGCGGTCGGATCCGCTGGCGGCGAGCACGGAGACCGGTCTGTTATGCTCATCGCGCTCTACGATGGGGTTCCCCGCTTGGAAGACGAGCGCGGCGAATATGTCTTTCGCATTCGTCACATTGGCGAACTCGCCGAGCGCGACCGCACTCCTCACAATGGTTCCCGCCTCATTGCGCACGGTGAGATCCCGCGCAAGCGCAAAATACTCATCCCAAAAACGCGGTGGCTCGACAAGCCCGGCGCTTGCAAACGTCGTCCGATTCCAGTAGAGCACCAGGGGGTCAATGCTAAACGGAAGGCCAAGAAGTCCCTTGCTCGTCAGCAAGAGCTCGCCCTCTTCGATAAAGGTGTCTTTGAACGCTCGCTCGGGGTAGAACTCAAACGGAATGACGCGCAGCTTATTTGCATACGTGAGAATCTCGTCCTGCGGAATCAAGATCAGATCAGGGCCGACGCCGCTCGCGAGCGCCTCGAGGAGATCACGTTCAAACGCCTCATGACGCTTTTCAACATATCGCACCCGAAAAGCCGCTTCCCCGAGGCGATCGGCAGTCGCCTTAATGAGCTCGCCCATGTCCCGCTCATCGATGGTCCCCCAAAGCACAACCTCGTGGGCAAACGCGCCTTCCGGGGGCACCGCGCGGAAGCCAGCAAAGAGAATCACCCCGACGAGCGCCGCGACAAAAAAAAGCCCGAGGACGGTGAGTTGGAAGATGTTGGAATCCTTCATGGCGAAATTTTCAATTTACAATTTTCAATAAATTTTCCAATGGCATAATTTTCAATTCTCTTTTTTATCAAGCGTCGAAAGTATCTTTTGAAATATCAAGGTGAGTTCTTGCGCTTCCTTCCATAATACACGCGCAGCATCTTTGAATTTTTCTTCTGCCTTTGAGAGAATCCGCAGCCAATACTTCGTTTCCTGTATCTCCTTTTTACAGATGTACATTTTATTCCTAAAATCCTTGCGAGAACTTGCCCCAATCGCTTCACAGTAATTCGCTCCCACCGAGGTGCCCGCTCTCACGAACTGAGATATGAGAGGATGGGTCACGGTATTCTGTGGAATCTTTTTTGCAAAACTCACCACCTCTTCCGCAAATGTGGCAGTACGCTCCTCAAGATCATACTTGTTTTTGCTTGGTAATTGATTCATTGAAAATTATTTGAAAATTGCAAAATTGAAAATTAAAAATTCGTGCTCTCCTTATGTTTTCCTCATCACCAACCCATAGTGGTGCCCACCTGCTTCGATCTCCCGCTCAAGCGTGAATCCTCCGTGCTCAAAGAGGGCGCGCGCGGCGCTCTTCGTTACCACCTCCTGCGGCCGCGGGCCCATATTGCCGAACGAACCACTCCAGTCTACAAGGAGCACCCTGCCCCGGGCCTTGAGCACGCGAGTGGCCTCGGCGAGACAGCCCTCTCTATCCTCAAGCTGAAACAGAAGGTTCGAAACGATCACGGCGTCAAGTGTGTAATCCCGGAGTTTTGTACCGCCCGACTTCTCGACGTCTCCCCACACAACTTCGACGTTTTTCACACCGCTCTCCCCCGCGCTATTTTTGATCCGCGTCAAGAAGTCCTTCTGAACGTCTACCGCATAAACTCTGCCGCTTACGCCGACGAGCGCTGATGCCGCAAGCGTATACGCGCCCGAGCCAGCGCCGAAGTCGGCAACACGCGCGCCTTCAGAGAGGCCGAATTGGGAGAGGGTGCGGGTGGGGTCGGCGAAGCTCATGATATAAAAATCTCAGGAAAACACAAAGCACAAAAATCTTACATTTCAAGTATAGAAGATTGTGGAAGATTGAGCAATAGACTTACTTGAGCAAAATTGAACAAATTGAACAAAACTTGACTTTTTCTACAATTTATGATAAGAATAAAAGCGGAAATTTGACCTTTGTAAACGATCTAGGCGCGCCCAATCGGGCTGCTGGCTTAGACGCAATATCAAACCAAGGAACACACGAAGGGAGACACGATGGCAGCAGCTGGAGGACAACCAGGTGGATGGCAGAGGTTCAGGGGGTATATACGCAGTTTGTGGAACTCCCTACACCCGTTCTGGAGGTATGTGGCAATAGGCTACGGAGTCGCCATAGCAATCGTTTTTTTGCTCTGGCTCATTGTCGGCACAGTAAAAATCGATCCATCCGTGCTCGGGCTCAAAGAGTGGCAGCCGTGGCTTGCTGCACTCGAGTTTTTGGCGGGCTATACATTACTCTCATGGCGAATTGTTGGCGAAGAACAGATCGGCGCGAAGATACTGCTCGGATACCGCATACAGGATTTATCGGCTGGTTTGGCATTTGTGCCACTGCTGATATGCAGGCTACGGACTGAAACAAGCCAGACCATACAGATGGAATTTCCGGCTGAACCGGAAAATATCTGGTACGAAGCAACGGCGCCGCCTGATGCGGAGAAGCGACCGCCCATCCGGATACCATCCGGTGGCAGTAGCGCTACAACAGTTACCAATCCCCTTGACCGCGGGATTACACTCGAAGTCACCTATTTCGTGCGGCTGCGGATTCTCTCACTGTGCCAATTTCTTGAAGTGACCGGCTCGCAGGAAAGCGCCTTCAAGCAAATCGAGGACACCGTGAATCCAATCATCGTCCAGGCGTTTGCGGGGCGGTCACCACAGCAAATCCTGCTCGACTTTCCGATAATAAACGGAGAAGTCCAAACCGCCGTACAACAACTCGTCGCGGCATCTCTTCCGGGACAGCCAGACCGACGCGCGTGGGGTGTCGCTATCGAAAGTGTGGCTCTCAAGGCACCAGACCTCACGAAACGAGTCAATCAGGCCCGGGCGGACGCTTCCGCTGCAGGATTCACCGCGCAACAGAGTATCGAGCTAGCGCGTGGAACCTCCGAAGCGAGCCGGCTCACCGAAACAGTCGCGGCTGCGATGCGCCAGCTCTTCCTCGAAAACGAGGGTGCTGGGTTGAGTTCCCAATTCACAGCGCTCATGCAAGCGCTCAATGTCACCGACCCGGCGCACGCCCTTGCTCTGCTCGAGAGAGTGCAGGGTGTTGAGGCGCTGAAGAAAGCGGGTGATGTCACTATTATTGGCGGCGGTAGTGGTGGAGTCGCCAATCTATATGGGTTAGTACAGTCGCTCGCTCAGAGCGTACAACAGCCACAGGCTGGCACAACGAGTAGCGCCGCCCCAGCAGCACCGGCATCACCTGAACCACCCACACCAGCGGCAACACCACCGCAGCAACCATAAACATGAGAGGACAGATACGAAATGACACTGATAGTTTTGTCGCTATTGGCACTTGTGTTTTTGTTCGCCGCTCTACTCAACAGAACGAGCGGAGCTGCTCGAATCACGAGCCGCACCACAGTGTCGCAGGTAGGAGATCAGTCGCAAAGTGCCTCGCGCTGGAAGCTGCCTGATCTCGGGGATTACAAATGGATCGCTCTTGCTGGCGGAATTATCCTCTGCCTGCTTGTAATAGCCTGGTACCCTCGGCCGCCGGGAAACGCATTGAGCCCAGTCACTGGTTACCCCAAGCCTCCGTCGTCTCCAGCGGAAATTTGGTGGACTGTCATTGCCGGCTCTGGCGGTACAACGATCGCACTTCTGCTGCGTACAAAAGGTACGCAGCGGCATCTCGTAGCAGCAGCGATGCTTGGAATTTTCACGGTCTGGATGATAGGCCTTGCCGTCATTCAAGGTAGTGCGTCCAAAAAAACGGCGTCGCCTCAAAAAACGGCGTCGCCTCAGAGTACGCGCGCTCCCGCCCCGCAGCAGTCGCGGACGCTTGGGCAACAAAGCCGCCAGTGGACCGGGCCGGGGGAGATTACGTTTGTGGCATATCGAGATTCGCTGTGGGGACAACAGCTAAAGATCAATGTGCCGCCGCGGTTTCGGTTCAAAACGAAGTTCGTCAGTGAGCCGTGTGAGCTTGACGCGCTTCTGAATGAAGCGGTCACCCTCAGAAAGGCAAACGAACACACAAATGTTCACAAGTTCGTGTCCGGTGGTGTCGACTCCATCCGATACCGCCCGGTGGGATGCGAAAGCGTAACGCTGAAAGTGATAGTTGACCCAATAGGGAATTCTGGGAATCCTATACTTTCACAATAACAACGCGGGACGGACTCATGCGTGAGTCCGTCCCGCAAACTATTTCGGCGCTCTTTAGCTTTAAAGAGCGCCGAGTATTTTTTTTATTTGAAGAGAATAGGCATTACGCGTTTGCCCCTGTCCAACATCCGATGTCACACCACGACGAAGCTCCAATTTCCAACCAACAAGCTCCAAACAAATTCCAATGATTCAAATCTCAAATCACAAACACGTCCTAGTCCGTGTTTGGAAGTTTGAATTTGTGTATTGAGATTTGCTTGGAGCTTGCGGGTTGGAGCTTGAAATTTTCGCACGGCGGGGGATATCGGAGTCTCAGATTTCGTAATTCACAGTCAAAGACAAACAGTTGACGCAATCGCATCACCTTCCCGGAGCTTCATGATCCGTACTCCCTGCGTCGCGCGGCCGAGGAGCGGAATCTCGCGGAGCGCAAGACGAATCACCTGTCCGCGCTTTGAAATCGCGACGACTTCCGCCTCGCTCTCCTCGACGACACCCGCGCGGATGAGACGGCCGGTTTTTGCGCTCACCTTGAGCGTCTTGATGCCCCCGCCGCCACGGCCCTGAACTTTGTACTCCTTAAGCGCGGTGCGCTTCCCGAAGCCCTTCTCGCTCACGACAAGGAGCGCGGGCGCCTCCAGGGTGGAGCGAACCGAATCCGCCCCGACGACGCTGTCCCCCTTCGCGAGACGCATGCCGCGGACGCCCGCGGCGGCACGTCCCATCTCGCGGACTGTGGATGCTTTGAACCGGATCGCCTGCCCGGCAGCAGTCGCGATGATCGCGTCGTCTCCGCGGCCGACAAAAAAGGTCGAGACGAGCTGGTCGTCCGCGGGGATCGTGATCGCGATGAGTCCGCTCCTGCGCACCTCGTGGAAACTCTTCGCCGCGACACGTTTTACTCTGCCCTGCCGCGTTACCATCATCACCGAGAGCGCCTCCTCCGCGCGCCTCTCTGAGAGCATCACAAGCACGGAGCTGACCTCCTCGCCTTGAGAAAGCGGCAGGAAGTTCATGATGGACTTGCCGCGCGTCGCCTTCCTCCCCTCCGGCACATCATACATCTTCGTCTGGTAAACCTTCCCGCGATTGGTGAAAAAGAGGATGTCGGAGAGCGTACTTCCCGTGAGCAGAGTCGTTACGAAATCCTCCTCTTTGGTATTCATATCAATGACGCCGACGCCGCCGCGCCGCTGCCTGCGGTACTCGGACGGATTCGTGCGCTTCACGTAGCCCCCTCGGGTGAGCACGAGCACCGACTCCTCGTCCGGAATCAGATCCTCGTCGGTCATTTCCTTGACGCCATGCCGGACGATGCGCGTCCGCCGCTCGTCGCCGTACTTCGCCGCGACCTCGGCAAGCTCGGTTTTAATCACCCCGCGGATCCTCTTCGGGCTCACGAGGAGCGCTCTGAGGTCGGCGATCAGCTTCTCTACCGCGAGCAGCTCCTCTTCTACCTTTTTGCGCTCGAGCCCGGCGAGCTTCTGGAGCCGCATCTCGAGGATCGCGGTCGCCTGCCTGTCGGAAAAGCGAAATTCGCGCATCAACGCCGTATGCGCCCCTGTGACATCGCGCGAGCCACGGATCGTCTTGATGATTTTGTCTATCTGATCGAGCGCCTTTTTGAGGCCGAGGAGGATGTGCTCGCGCTCCTCAGAACGCGCGAGGTCAAAGCGGCTCCGCCGCTCCACGACATCAATACGGTGCTCGACAAACTTCTCCAGCATGCCCTTCAGCGAAAAGGTACGGGGGACGCCCTCATCAAGCGCCACCATATTGAAGTGGAAGGTGTCTTCGAGCCCCGTGTGCTTGTAGATGAAATTCAGGACTTGCTTCGGCTGCGCCGTGCCCTTCAGCCCGACGACGACGCGAATGTCTTTTGTGGACTCATCGCGAAGCTCTTTAATCCCCTCGAGCTTTTTGTCACGCACCAAAGCCGCGATGCTCTCCATGAGGTCGGCCTTGTTCGTACGGTACGGGATCGAGGTGATGATGATCTGCGTCGTGCCATCTTTCCCTTCGGTGATCTCCGCCTCCCCGCGCACGACGACGCCGCCACGGCCGGTCGCGTAGGCGTGGTGGAGGTCGCGCGTCCCATAGAGCACCGCGCCAATCGGGAAATCCGGACCTTTAATATACTCGAGCATTTCTTCGGTCGTCGCCTCGGGATTATCAATGAGATGCGCGAGCGCGGCCGCCACCTCGCCGAGATTGTGCGGCGGGATATTGGTCGCCATACCGACCGCGATGCCAAGCGTGCCGTTGAGGAGGAGGTTCGGCAGAGCGGCAGGCAGCACCACGGGCTCGCGTCGCGTCGCGTCGTAGTTTGGGCGCCAGTCAGTGGTCTCTTTCTCAAGGTCGCGCAGGAGCTCCGCAGAGAGCCGCGCCATCTTCGCCTCAGAATATCTCATTGCCGCCGCAGGGTCGCCGTCGATTGAGTTGTGTACAAAAACGCCAGCCGCAAGCGCAAAGTTATGCGTACCGTCAACAGTCACATCGTATACGTCCTCGCGCTCATGGAGCCGCTCGACGAGCACGACCGAGTGGTTATACTGCCGCGCAAGAGTTATCATCTCGTCAACGCCTGAAAAATAGGCGAGTGCTTTTTCATAATGCGGAATTCCTGTGCCGCGATTGGCCTCATACATTTCCTCCGAAACAGACTCCTCTACCGCGAGCAGCTTCCTCACATATCCCAAAATTCTACTCCGCATAACACCCCGTCCGTATGATGGATCGTTCCACTTCTCCCGCAAAGCAACACTCGCGCGCTCGGTGAGCCGCTGCATAAAAGAAGGGTCGAGCTCAACGCGGCTCTCATATGCGCGCGCCCTGCCACGGGCGGCTTTCTCCCGAAAAGACGGATCCTCGAGTTGTCGCGCCATCTTTTGGCTATGCATATCGCGCATCTCCGGATTCTCCCAGAGCGTTTTTGCGGCATTCACGAAATGGTCGCGCGGAAAATGCGCTCTATATAACGGGTCATCCCATTGCCGTCTTGCGCGCTCCGTGTGCAGCTCTCTATAATCCGCTCTCTGCCATGCGCGCTGTGTT is a window from the bacterium genome containing:
- a CDS encoding methyltransferase domain-containing protein; this translates as MSFADPTRTLSQFGLSEGARVADFGAGSGAYTLAASALVGVSGRVYAVDVQKDFLTRIKNSAGESGVKNVEVVWGDVEKSGGTKLRDYTLDAVIVSNLLFQLEDREGCLAEATRVLKARGRVLLVDWSGSFGNMGPRPQEVVTKSAARALFEHGGFTLEREIEAGGHHYGLVMRKT
- a CDS encoding SPFH domain-containing protein — encoded protein: MAIGYGVAIAIVFLLWLIVGTVKIDPSVLGLKEWQPWLAALEFLAGYTLLSWRIVGEEQIGAKILLGYRIQDLSAGLAFVPLLICRLRTETSQTIQMEFPAEPENIWYEATAPPDAEKRPPIRIPSGGSSATTVTNPLDRGITLEVTYFVRLRILSLCQFLEVTGSQESAFKQIEDTVNPIIVQAFAGRSPQQILLDFPIINGEVQTAVQQLVAASLPGQPDRRAWGVAIESVALKAPDLTKRVNQARADASAAGFTAQQSIELARGTSEASRLTETVAAAMRQLFLENEGAGLSSQFTALMQALNVTDPAHALALLERVQGVEALKKAGDVTIIGGGSGGVANLYGLVQSLAQSVQQPQAGTTSSAAPAAPASPEPPTPAATPPQQP
- a CDS encoding DNA gyrase subunit A; protein product: MDGDPAAAMRYSEAKMARLSAELLRDLEKETTDWRPNYDATRREPVVLPAALPNLLLNGTLGIAVGMATNIPPHNLGEVAAALAHLIDNPEATTEEMLEYIKGPDFPIGAVLYGTRDLHHAYATGRGGVVVRGEAEITEGKDGTTQIIITSIPYRTNKADLMESIAALVRDKKLEGIKELRDESTKDIRVVVGLKGTAQPKQVLNFIYKHTGLEDTFHFNMVALDEGVPRTFSLKGMLEKFVEHRIDVVERRSRFDLARSEEREHILLGLKKALDQIDKIIKTIRGSRDVTGAHTALMREFRFSDRQATAILEMRLQKLAGLERKKVEEELLAVEKLIADLRALLVSPKRIRGVIKTELAEVAAKYGDERRTRIVRHGVKEMTDEDLIPDEESVLVLTRGGYVKRTNPSEYRRQRRGGVGVIDMNTKEEDFVTTLLTGSTLSDILFFTNRGKVYQTKMYDVPEGRKATRGKSIMNFLPLSQGEEVSSVLVMLSERRAEEALSVMMVTRQGRVKRVAAKSFHEVRRSGLIAITIPADDQLVSTFFVGRGDDAIIATAAGQAIRFKASTVREMGRAAAGVRGMRLAKGDSVVGADSVRSTLEAPALLVVSEKGFGKRTALKEYKVQGRGGGGIKTLKVSAKTGRLIRAGVVEESEAEVVAISKRGQVIRLALREIPLLGRATQGVRIMKLREGDAIASTVCL
- a CDS encoding four helix bundle protein, yielding MNQLPSKNKYDLEERTATFAEEVVSFAKKIPQNTVTHPLISQFVRAGTSVGANYCEAIGASSRKDFRNKMYICKKEIQETKYWLRILSKAEEKFKDAARVLWKEAQELTLIFQKILSTLDKKEN
- a CDS encoding TrbC/VirB2 family protein, with the protein product MEGEDPFWPLVGITSIEQFLDTIIKIFILIGTPIAVLFMIYAGFLFVTARGSDTQLTKAKTTFFYTVIGIAVLFGASVLAKLVLETIKSIGVVP
- a CDS encoding extracellular solute-binding protein yields the protein MKDSNIFQLTVLGLFFVAALVGVILFAGFRAVPPEGAFAHEVVLWGTIDERDMGELIKATADRLGEAAFRVRYVEKRHEAFERDLLEALASGVGPDLILIPQDEILTYANKLRVIPFEFYPERAFKDTFIEEGELLLTSKGLLGLPFSIDPLVLYWNRTTFASAGLVEPPRFWDEYFALARDLTVRNEAGTIVRSAVALGEFANVTNAKDIFAALVFQAGNPIVERDEHNRPVSVLAASGSDRLLSPAEAALRFYIDFSNPVKPTYSWNRSLPTSENVFLAGNLATYLGFASEVPGLRAKNSNLNFDVAQLPQARDTGVRATFGRMQALAVTLSTAFGNDAWLAAQILTSAETLKLWSEISLLPPVRRDLLVAKPADDARAAIFYDAALQSRGWLDPRPRQSDAVFRDMVEAAVSGRERISGAVFRAHGELSVLLQGRQ